From the Macaca nemestrina isolate mMacNem1 chromosome 7, mMacNem.hap1, whole genome shotgun sequence genome, the window CATATTAGACCAAGGGAGTCTCTATTAGGAAACTTGGGTTGGAATAGATCATCCATTTAACCAGTGAAACAAGAAATCAGAGAAATGCCTGACTGCAGCTGTGAACCACAAATTTCAGATAGAAATGGATTACATCTTCATCCTGTCAGccagataaattattttaaaattgtttctgctattatttgcattattattattaagtttatttttgtcattattgtaatttttgttatttatttttgttgttgttgcagctATTATACTATTCAACAGAAGTTTAGAAAGATTAGTCAGATTAATTAGTTTATTGGTAATTTAAAGCTGAAAACCAGTAATTAagccaaaaactaaaaatgatcaGGGATGATTCATACTAATGTAGGATTTGGGAAGAAGAGAACCTAAGTTTTGGACATAAAATTTGGCAGCTGTGAAATAAATAGGACTTGGGgataaaaaaaataactgaaattttctTAGTCATTCAATCACTCCCCCTCCCCCAAATGCAGCTAAGATTATTCTGTATTTGCTtggtagaggaaaaaaaattctatttgtttttgttgacaGGGAACAAAGATCCCATGTATGTTCTTCATGTGATTTGCATTTTCATGTGGATTCCCTCTGCTCAGGACCAACCAAACATTTAAGATCACTCCCCTCCAAGTTTGACTCTTTTATCTCTTTGCTCTTGTTAGGCACCTCTCTGAAGAGGGTGCATCATATAAGACAGGTATACAATTTCAGCCCTCTCAGACATTCTGTGGAATACAAATTCAATAATGCAATTTTCTTCACAACATGCTCTGTTCTCTTTCAAATATAATTAATGTTTTGATAGTATAGTTCTTTaactacatacatacacacaaaaacagacataCCCTCTAGCTTTGCTGTTTGTGTATCTAAAGCAGAAGTGGATGCAGGCCTTTGAGTGACTCCTAAAATTCCTCAACTCCAGCCCACAGAGAAGAAATCTGTTTAGGTAAAAACTGCACAGTCTGTTGCCTAtccaaaaatatgtaaaacaattaaaaattgtaaGCTCCTAGGATTTAATActaatttttctgttaaatttcCTAGAAAATAAAGGATATTCTGAATTGATAATTTGATACAGACATTTACTAGAGAAcagttaaaataaacaaaaacactgtCCTAAAACCCTGGTTGTCTTTTCCAAGTTTTGATGATGGAAATTGAATTTCAAACTCTTCCAAATGGACAGATGTATAAAAACTAGCAACCACAATAACATAACTACAAtgacttacattaaaaaattgcTTACTCTATCAAATACCTCAGCTGTATATTTTAGTTGAATTAACTCTCTTAATTGCTATCAGTTGTATATAGACATATTTGTATGTGAAATAGATGGTCCCAACAGACAGACACAGATATGTAGATCACATTATGGCCAATAGGAGTTAAGTGAGTAAATCCTGAGCTTCCACATTCAAGTGTACTATATCcctaaaatttcatttcttcaaaTGGATTACAATTAAAAGAGAACAAATAACCTTGCAGATTGCAGGGAATcacatattttctgtctttcatatagaaaatatgtattatgtaatGCTtaatccaataaaaatataagctttggtctccctatgttgttaCTGAGTTGAAGAAGCTAGATCTGTGGCACTAGAATACTGATTTCCAAGCATCATGGCCATTTTGTTTgaattatgaatatataaaaaatgctgGTAGGGGAAATATGTGACACATTTCTTTCCACAGATTTTTTAGAGGGAATGTGtgaaagattttataaaaatcttttaaagttttttcttaaTCTTCATGTGATATTTAATGTTTGGAATtattaaagaagataaaagaatcaATAAGGAAGGGAGAACACGCGACTGATTTCAAATAGGTCTTACTGAATGAGAACGAAAATATTTTCCAGTGCAGTTTTGCAAAAAAAGAGGGAGGGTATAATCAGTGAAAatctcatttgtatttttttgttatgATTTTAGATAATAGCCAACTAGGGTTCCTTTTCCATTACTTTGCTCCAAACTCTTTTCCTTGAAAGCATAAATGTGTAAACGACTTACACCTTTATTCTCTCACAGGCTAATAcacaaacaacaaatattttcattaaatactTGATAGAAAAAGCCCTTACAGGTCTACAAATTCAGTCATAGTGCAAGACTACATTACCAGTCCAGTTGTTTAGATACAAGTGACCTGACATTATCCTTTAGTGAGCTATAAAGCAATATATAAAAGGAAGATTTTTACAGCATTGATCAGCAGTGATGTGTGAGCTATCAAGAAGAAATTATCCCTtagacattttatatttgttctgATTCTTCCTCCTTATTCCTTTCTTCCAATTTGTTCTTTGAGAGAGACACGACTAATTCTCTGATTTTCCAAATGAGGTTTTGTTTGGCTCAGATTAATATTAAAGAAGATCACATACACGGTcgaaaaatattgttatttttctttaatgggGAAAATTGGACTCCCGCGTGTCAGATCTGTGGATTTCCGAAAGGCAATGGAAATGGTACTGACATCACTTTGCACTTTAACAATCGGATTTGGTCAGGGTACAAGTTGTTTGTTTAACCCGACAGCTCGGTGCACCCTGTCGCACGCTTTGCACACTCATTAAAACGATTATTCACGACCTGTCGAGTGTTTTCGGGTTCATTCACAGGAAAGGCTTGGAGCGAGGGAGAGCAATTCAAGTCAACACTGTCCACTACCCCTATGCACGTGAGGACGAGTAGCTGCGTGCGTAAAAAGACGGAGGGAGGGGTGGGTGAGTACGCCTTAGCTATAAGTCCTGTTCATCCCATGCTCTGGAATCTCAGTCTGGACAGAATGCCAAGAACGCTTGGTCCTACAAGGACCACGTCGTTGCTACGTTAACTTCGAGGGCTTGgcacaagacagaaaaaaaaaaaaaaaaaaaaaaggaaaataaaataaataaactcaaaacTCTCCCTCTGCTCCTCTTTTCAACCTTCTGCAAAACTTTTTAAGTCCCAGGACTCGCCCACCTTCGGTCTGCAGCCACCCGCCGGACTGAGAGCAGCTCCACCTCTCACAGCGCGGACGCTAAGGATAAGTAGTTTCAGGAAAGCTCGCCAGGGTGAGAAGATTAATTCCTTTTCCATCTCCCAAGGCCCTATcgttctaaaaataaaaaataataaataaataaataaataaataaataaataaataaataaaacattgctATATTCCTTGCACAGACTGGGGGTGGTTGGTTGGCCCAAAAGATGAAGAATAGGGCTGTTAACAGTATTTGGTAAATGTATTACAAACTGTTAACAAGGAAGAATTAATCCTCCAAACTTCAATAAAAGTCCTACAAAATGATCATTAAATAGCCCTCAATAAATTAGGtcactttttttctctcaattttaaagtcatctttaaatattttgtaatggtGATAAGAGAGGCACAGACATTAACGCATCTCAATATCCCACTGTTGCTCTGTGCTTATAAAAGGCACACTACGGGGTCTTTAGTTTTCCTATTTGTTCAAATGAATTCTGATATGTAACATTCCTGTGAGATATTAGTTCAAGAGATGTCTATCTTTGTAAGTTATAATCACACATAAtgttaaataatacaaaatatgtgtgtgtgtgtgtatatatatatatactatatactcaAGAACTCCAGATTGTCTCATTCAGCCTAAGTACCCCTGGCATAATTCAGAGTTAATAGATGTTTTAAAACACATGTATTATGTCTATATTCAAATGATTGCTACTTGATTTTTCGTAAACAGCATTAATAAACTCAATGGCCAGCTTATTGTTATGAGGGTAACTTTATCATGCCAATGGAAAAAGACAACAAAGCTCATTTAGCAGTTTCATTCTATTATATCTGGCATCACAAAatcatctatttttctattttattgaagCACATCAATACAATGTATGAAGAAAAGAATGGAAGTTTTCAAGCAGCATGAGGTTTTAATCAGAAACAGATTCCTAATTGCTAAAAAGCAAGTATGAATAAGTAATTTCATAATCTCCTTGGGTTGCCATAATTCACTATCAGGTTTACTTAAAATGGATCTGTCAAGTGTGTTTCGCTTCCTATATAAGCTCTTTCATTAAAAGCAACCCACGATAATAATCAAGAGGCAGATGCTgaaatatgtaagtaaataacTGAAAGTCTCTGCATAAATAAACACAAATCAATGTAGTAATAGACAACACTATTGATGTAGGAATGATCGATTTTAGTTTTCTAACCTGCAAGCAGAGATTGCAATgtataattaaaagtatatttttcaacTCCATTAATACtactactggaaaaaaaattctttctgccAGTTCTACCTGAATCTACTTTATTCCTTCTAGTGTATTTCTGATGGAATGGGAGGAGTACTCTGTTTTTTCTACAAAAGCTTTGCCAAACTTTAAAATGACAtcattaattatataaattataaaagtatcaaataataaaattaccaCCTAATTCTTGCTCTGAATTTTTCAACCTTTATCCCAGCCTCTAATTATTCATTCAGCACATTTTAATAGGAAAAACACACAATagtgcttattatttttaaagatctttttcAACTACTGTAGTACATTTTGGTTTAAATATTCTTCGGGCCTTTTGTTGAAACAAATAAGATGTCATTTCCTCAGTACACTATGGAAGCTCTCACACCTATACTTGCATATGGAAGCACCATGAAACaagcaaggagaaaaaaaaactgcGTTGTTTCAATATTGTTTCATATAATGATTGCAAAACAAACTAGTATCtgacttaaagaaataaatataatttggatTTCTAGAAATTCACATCTAAAACAATGTTTTAGATTTTGCtaaaagttaaattttctttttgagaatatGTATCCCTGGAAGGCCGAATTGACTTAGATTAGCAAGCACCAGTATGTGATGAGTTTGAATATTTAGATTCTGGAGAGTAATGAAAATACAGtgttcatattttttcttcatcaACAAAGATGCTTATTTACATTCATTCTTGAATCCAGGCTTCTCCAGCACAAGCCTTCAAAAGAATGTCTTCTTTATGAAATTCAGCTACTTtgaaagggattttttttcctatgtgaTATCACTGGCACACAAATATTGATTTTCATTGTCTTTATAATATTGTATCACAAAACACTCTCTCAGACTTCTCTCCCATCCAGGGCCAAGAATTCAAGGGCAACCGAatccaaaaggaaaatatcatcAGTTATTATTTAGGGCTAATTTAACAGATAATTTAACTTCAAACAACAATGATCAGGTCATTAAATTTCAGAgcaatgagaaaatgaaagaactgaGAGACAACTCTCCATAACCCCATTACAGATTTTAGTCTTCGTGCTCAATCAACGGAATCAAAAACGTCTACGCAGGAAGATATGTTTTCACCTTAAACGCATTGATTCAAAGAATGAGACAATAGGAAGAGATGAGGAGGAATAAAGTTGAAGACGACGACTCCAGTTTCTGAGAGTGCCAGCGGAGTAGGCAAATTCAACCTAAGCCGAAAATGAACCCAAATATGTTTGTTAATTAAATATTCCCTTTCATTCCAACACGAATCTCAAATCTGTAAATGTCCAACATGCTTTCCTCCTATGCGGCTTTTCTGCAAGATAGGGAAGATAGGACCGAAGATACGGAAAAAGATTACCTGTGCTAAGCAACAGACCACGAAACAAAACGTGTGGCATTTTATTTTCCCTCTCACCCTCACAAACATAATTTGTGAGTTATTTGTTATCATTTTAAATGCCTTTTCTGATCACAACACTTTCAGAATGTCTGCCTACCTCAGGGTATGATAGAGGAGCTGGTGAAGAAGGTGTTGAATCATAGAAATTGAGTCTTACTTGCAGGGGAGGGCGGGTGAGGGGGGAGTCGGAAGTGGACCACCTCTGTTCTGCGTAGCCCTTCCTTCCCATCGCCTTTCCCAGACTGAAGATTACCGCCTAAGAATCTCCGCACTCGCGGGATACTCTGCCCACCGGAGTCCCGGCCTCCCTTTCGCCAACAACTGGCCGCCTTCAGTGCTCTTGGAATTCCCACCCCTAGGCTACCTCTTTCCCTGTGAGACCCCTCCACCTCGGACCACAGGCTTGGGCAGAGGGAAGCAAAATGGGATAGAAAGCGAAGGGGGAGTGGGGTAACAAGTGGAGAGGAGAAGAGATGTCCATTACAgagcaaataattttttctactAGCTGAGAAGTGCTGAGATCTGAAACCGCATCGGGTAAACAAAAGGCAACAACTTTGGGAGGCGAAAAAAGGTTGGGGAGAGGTGGTGGCACAGAGAAGAttaagaagaaagggaaaaggtaGGGAAGCGCGCCAGCCAAGGTTCTGAAGTCACTATTCTTGGCATCAGCCAATATGAGCTACCAAACGTACAGCTCTGCTTGTCCTGGGCAAGAGCGCCCTCACGTTGCTGCTCCCTGCGCAGCGCCCGGCTTCACCCTCTGCGGGGATCTCCGCCGCAACGTCCCGAGAGCTCCTCTCCTCCTCGGCCACCGCGCAGCCAGGGCGGCCGCAACTCAGCAGCTTAAGTTACTTCTCCACACCGGTTCAAAACCCAAGAAAACAACGCTGCCGCGTCCCTGCCACAACGACTTCAAGTCCCGCCATTATGCCACCTCTCCATCTTCACCCGGGAGTCCCTGAGGCGCCGGGAAGGCTAATTAATAGGGCACCGCGACGAGAGTCCCAAATTCGCTTCGGGCCGAGCCAACCTGTGTCTGGCGCGTGCTCTCAGCCACTCTGGAACAGAGAGGCTCTCGAGCGTACTACCGAAGTCTCCTAAGTGTGCATTATGAATCAATTATTTGCCTGAGATTTCCAAAGCCAGGAACTGAGATATTCCCAGCAGGGACAAAGTCAAGCCCAGAACGGTGTTCATTTCCCTAGTCTTTcgaagagacagaagaggagactcCCATACGCACCCAGTGCCTCGCCCGACCCGGAGCAGCCGGGCTAAATCCGACTGAGACCCTGGTGTGACCCAGGCCAAGGAGCTGGGGGCGGAGGGCCAGCTCTGGGGAAGGTTGGCGATGTTAGTGTACAAATAGAGAGAGAAGGGCGatccaaagaagaagaagaactttAGAGAGAAGCAGGTTCTTGGCTCTGGAGAAAAGAGCTTTAACTGAAACAGGGATAGCTAATAACCCTGTGTTTGAGCGTTAAGAGCGTCCCGGAAGTTCCTGTAGCAACCATAAGACTCAGAAATCATATTTCCACgaaatgaattaatttacac encodes:
- the LOC105477907 gene encoding uncharacterized protein isoform X2, translating into MELSSMKICTAIPTSRALPEVVRRMPRKRISGLEALLQQRSVEFAYSAGTLRNWSRRLQLYSSSSLPIVSFFESMRLRTIGPWEMEKELIFSPWRAFLKLLILSVRAVRGGAALSPAGGCRPKLLVLTCIGVVDSVDLNCSPSLQAFPVNEPENTRQVVNNRFNECAKRATGCTELSG
- the LOC105477907 gene encoding uncharacterized protein isoform X1, producing MELSSMKICTAIPTSRISTVFCFCFSPPPKALPEVVRRMPRKRISGLEALLQQRSVEFAYSAGTLRNWSRRLQLYSSSSLPIVSFFESMRLRTIGPWEMEKELIFSPWRAFLKLLILSVRAVRGGAALSPAGGCRPKLLVLTCIGVVDSVDLNCSPSLQAFPVNEPENTRQVVNNRFNECAKRATGCTELSG
- the LOC105477907 gene encoding uncharacterized protein isoform X3, with the protein product MELSSMKICTAIPTSRISTVFCFCFSPPPKALPEVVRRMPRKRISGLEALLQQRSVEFAYSAGTLRNWSRRLQLYSSSSLPIVSFFESMRLRTIGPWEMEKELIFSPWRAFLKLLILSVRAVRGGAALSPAGGCRPKRFFISQYSEGWHDHQLPIK